The segment GTCGCCTGATAAAGTGCGTCAATTTGCAGAAATCACAAAAGATAATGGCGCAAGCTGGCAAACAGAGTACGACCTTGAATACCGCCGCAGAAAAGGATGAGCGGAACAAATTCATCTCATCTATTTCAGAACTTTAAGAAAAACCTTTATCATGAACCGTAAATCATTTCTGCAGAATGTAGCTGTTGGCAGTGGCATCGTCGCTATCCCGTCCATCCTGTTTGCACAGGAAACAAAGCCGATGCAACAAACCAAGCCTGATCCTTTACCGGCTGAAAAAGTAAAAGACTTTGTAAGTGCCGGGCATAATAATCTTGATAAAGTAAAACAGTTGTTGACAGAATTTCCTACACTTATTTATGCTACATGGGACTTAGGTGGTGGCGATTTTGAAACTGGCTTAGAAGGTGCAGGGCATGTTGGCAATAAAGACATTGCAAATTATCTGATTGAAAAAGGAGCACGCACCAACTTATTTGTGTTGACGATGTTGGGTAAAACACAAATTGTAAAAGCCTATATCGAAACGTATCCATCGTACCTGTACGCAAGAGGTCCGCATGGTTTTACGTTGTTGCATCATGCAAATCGAGGAGGTGAAGAAGCGAAAGAGCTAGTGGAATATTTGCAAAGCAAAGGATTGAAAGAAACAAGAGCATCATTATAAACCTTAAAACTTACAACATGGATAACGCAATCAGCTGGTTTGAAATACCGGCAACCGATATTGACCGTGCACAAAAATTTTATGAGGCTGTGTTTAATATTCAAATGCAGGCGATGGATTTTCAGAGTACGAAGATGCGGATGTTCCCGCTTGATGATCCCATGAAAGGTATTGGAGGTACCATCATCGAAAGTGGAGGTTTTCATAAACCTTCTGCAACTGATGGTCCGTTGATCTATCTCAATGGTAATCCTGATGTACAGATCTTTCTTGATCGTATTGAAAAAGCAGGTGGCAAAATACTTGTTCCAAAAACTGTTATCTCTGATGAGTATGGCGACATGGCTGTTTTCTTAGATACGGAAGGAAACCGCATTGCATTGCACAACATTCCTGCGAAATACAGACAATAACCGTGTATGAAAAAGAACAGCATTGCTTTCCTGTTACTTTTCACTGTTTGCAGTTTTGTAACAGAATCAGCATTATTGAATGGTTCAGTAAAATCATTTCACTGGCTTAACGGCTCATGGCAAATGCAAACCAAGCGGGGCATCATCACTGAAAAATGGGCCGTTGCTAACGACAGCACACTGGCGGGTGAAAGCATTATGACAAGAGCTGACGGAACAGAAATTCCATTGGAAAAAATTCAACTGGCATTTCGTAACGGCAACTACTACTATATCCCGACTGTAAAGAATCAGAATGGAGAGCAACCCGTAGAGTTTAAGATCACTTCGCATAACGAAACCGGTTTTGTGGCTGAAAATCCGCAGCACGATTTTCCAAAACGCATCAGCTATACATTGGTGAACAAAGATTCCATTCATGCAGTGATCGATGACGGTGCTGCAACACCTGTAAAAAAATCAAACTTTTATTATTCACGTAAAAAAGATTGATCATGTCTTCCTTTGACTGGAGCAGGTTTACTGTTCGCATCAACATCAACAGCAATTCAATTGAACAACTCTATCGTGCATGGGCCACCAGAGGCGGCATTGAATATTGGTTTTTACGAATGAGTGAATACAGTCAGCCAAATGGTTCCTTGCGAGGCGATGATGAACCTGTTCAAAAAGGTGATACTTATCGCTGGCGCTGGTTTGGTTACGGCGACGAAGTAACGGAGACGGGCGAGATACTTGATTGCAATGGAACAGATTTTTTCAAATTTCGTTTTGGTGAGGCAGGCGACTGCAGCGTGCGCATCTATCCCGAACAGAATGAACTGATCGTTGAACTTCTGCAGGATAATATACCCACAGATGAGAAGGCAAAAGAGATGTGGCATATCGGTTGCAAAACCGGCTGGACGTTTTATCTCGCCAATATGAAATCACTGTTTGAAGGAGGTATTGATCTTCGAAATAAGAATGAACAATTGCAGGATATGATCAATGCATAAAAAACCAACGTACCAAAGAAGAAAAAATGAAGTACCAACAGCAGGAAGCATGTAGCATACTCGAACGAACACCAACTGTTTTAAGATCATTGCTTGCAGGTTTATCAAATGATCTAATCATGAACAATGAAGGCCCGGAAACCTTTTCGCCTTATGATGTAGTGGGTCATTTAATTCATGGTGAAAAAACAGATTGGGTGGTAAGAGCAAAGATCATTTTGGAGCATGGTGTAAATAAACCTTTCGATCCATACGACAGGTTTGCACAATATGAAGAGAGCAAAGGCAAAACTTTAGAGCAATTGCTGAATGAGTTTGAAGCTATCCGAAAAGAAAATGTTGCATGGCTGCAGTCAAGTCAATTAACGGAAGATGATCTTGAACGAAAAGGAAAGCATCCGGTGTTGGGAGAAGTAACACTTCGGCATCTGTTATCAACCTGGGTGGTGCATGATCTTACACATATTGCGCAGATCACAAGGGTAATGGCAAAACAATATGTAGAAGAAATGGGGCCATGGCCGCAGTTCTTCAGAATTCTTCAGTTCTGAAATAATACCGGTAAAAGGCTTCTATACTTCAGTGCGGAAACGAAGTGCCAACTCAAGTCCATTTTTTGCAGGTGTAATAGCAACAGCACCTCCCAGTACGGCGGCCATGGGCATGAGCTGTTCCATTTTAGTGAAAATGTCTGCATTGTAACAACGGCCATTTTCATTTACCTGTAGAAAAACCTGTTGCTGCTGTTCGTACGCTGAGATGCGGATGCAGTCGCTTTCGGTTTGGGCAACCGCTGTTTGTAATAAGTTACTTAGTACTGATGCAAGCACATCACGATCGGCTGAAACCTGCAGATCGGGGGCAATATCGTT is part of the Lacibacter sediminis genome and harbors:
- a CDS encoding VOC family protein — its product is MDNAISWFEIPATDIDRAQKFYEAVFNIQMQAMDFQSTKMRMFPLDDPMKGIGGTIIESGGFHKPSATDGPLIYLNGNPDVQIFLDRIEKAGGKILVPKTVISDEYGDMAVFLDTEGNRIALHNIPAKYRQ
- a CDS encoding DUF6265 family protein — translated: MKKNSIAFLLLFTVCSFVTESALLNGSVKSFHWLNGSWQMQTKRGIITEKWAVANDSTLAGESIMTRADGTEIPLEKIQLAFRNGNYYYIPTVKNQNGEQPVEFKITSHNETGFVAENPQHDFPKRISYTLVNKDSIHAVIDDGAATPVKKSNFYYSRKKD
- a CDS encoding SRPBCC family protein; its protein translation is MSSFDWSRFTVRININSNSIEQLYRAWATRGGIEYWFLRMSEYSQPNGSLRGDDEPVQKGDTYRWRWFGYGDEVTETGEILDCNGTDFFKFRFGEAGDCSVRIYPEQNELIVELLQDNIPTDEKAKEMWHIGCKTGWTFYLANMKSLFEGGIDLRNKNEQLQDMINA
- a CDS encoding DinB family protein; amino-acid sequence: MKYQQQEACSILERTPTVLRSLLAGLSNDLIMNNEGPETFSPYDVVGHLIHGEKTDWVVRAKIILEHGVNKPFDPYDRFAQYEESKGKTLEQLLNEFEAIRKENVAWLQSSQLTEDDLERKGKHPVLGEVTLRHLLSTWVVHDLTHIAQITRVMAKQYVEEMGPWPQFFRILQF
- a CDS encoding HAMP domain-containing histidine kinase, whose amino-acid sequence is MKNQFALKQLVGHVAQSILPSAVSRNSFFVNDIAPDLQVSADRDVLASVLSNLLQTAVAQTESDCIRISAYEQQQQVFLQVNENGRCYNADIFTKMEQLMPMAAVLGGAVAITPAKNGLELALRFRTEV